From the genome of Populus alba chromosome 10, ASM523922v2, whole genome shotgun sequence, one region includes:
- the LOC118061525 gene encoding uncharacterized protein isoform X1, translating to MAHGGYGKRRVAERKPPVGRRSKGLGGDKKPKQKPKSVSLKNQIRSVERMLRKKELPPEVREAQEKRLEELKKQQEIHTRLALERKIFLRDRKIKFFERRKIERRTRRLEKLQRASSGQAAQDVDLADQLSKLKEDLEYVRFFPKTEKYVALFTGGEDPEIVDRRNRLRKQIKANLIAAAASGKDLEETGSEDDGLLDLSEDDFFLTGTSSDEADADDEWTDKSTREPASSASGKAASGMSSDERNQTAARVLMPPPRPSNNLHANSVHAQSKFGASSSKNSWKQRAEISTSSNTSSSRSRSSFRAGGSSSTRTGHSSNLSSNLSSNSDAHKPRRKRRPKRKRQQA from the exons ATGGCCCACGGTGGCTATGGCAAGCGGAGGGTGGCTGAGCGCAAACCCCCTGTAGGCCGCCGTTCCAAAGGATTAGGCGGAGACAAGAAGCCTAAACAAAAGCCCAAATCCGTCTCTCTCAAGAACCAAATCCGCTCCGTCGAGCGCATGCTCCGCAAG AAGGAACTCCCGCCTGAAGTAAGGGAAGCTCAAGAGAAAAGGTTAGAGGAATTGAAGAAGCAACAAGAAATTCATACTCGTTTGGCTCTTGAACGCAAAATTTTCTTGCGTGATAGGAAGATTAAGTTTTTTG AGAGAAGAAAGATCGAAAGAAGAACACGGCGTCTGGAGAAACTGCAGCGTGCTTCATCTGGTCAGGCTGCTCAAGATGTTGATCTTGCTGACCAGCTTTCTAAATTGAAAGAAGATCTTGAATATGTTAGG TTTTTCCCCAAGACTGAGAAATACGTGGCTTTATTTACTGGAGGTGAAGATCCAGAAATTGTTGATCGGAGAAATAGATTGCGCAAGCAGATTAAAGCCAACTTAATTGCTGCTGCAGCCAGCGGCAAGGATTTGGAAg AGACAGGGAGTGAGGATGATGGACTTTTGGATCTGAGTGAAGATGATTTCTTTCTAACTGGAACCTCGAGTGATGAAGCTGATGCAGATGATGAATGGACAGATAAAAGCACAAG gGAACCAGCTTCTAGTGCTTCTGGCAAAGCAGCATCTGGAATGTCAAGTGATGAAAGAAATCAG ACTGCTGCCAGAGTTCTAATGCCTCCTCCGCGGCCTTCAAACAATTTGCATGCAAATTCAGTGCATGCTCAATCAAAGTTTGGAGCTTCATCTAGTAAAAATTCATGGAAACAGAGGGCTGAGATTTCTACATCTAGCAATACATCAAGTAGCAGAAGTAGATCTTCTTTTAGGGCGGGGGGGTCTTCAAGTACAAGGACAGGACACAGTAGTAATCTAAGTTCAAATTTAAGTTCAAATTCTGATGCTCATAAACCCCGAAGGAAGAGGAGGCCAAAGAGGAAAAGGCAACAG GCCTGA
- the LOC118061525 gene encoding uncharacterized protein isoform X2 — protein sequence MAHGGYGKRRVAERKPPVGRRSKGLGGDKKPKQKPKSVSLKNQIRSVERMLRKELPPEVREAQEKRLEELKKQQEIHTRLALERKIFLRDRKIKFFERRKIERRTRRLEKLQRASSGQAAQDVDLADQLSKLKEDLEYVRFFPKTEKYVALFTGGEDPEIVDRRNRLRKQIKANLIAAAASGKDLEETGSEDDGLLDLSEDDFFLTGTSSDEADADDEWTDKSTREPASSASGKAASGMSSDERNQTAARVLMPPPRPSNNLHANSVHAQSKFGASSSKNSWKQRAEISTSSNTSSSRSRSSFRAGGSSSTRTGHSSNLSSNLSSNSDAHKPRRKRRPKRKRQQA from the exons ATGGCCCACGGTGGCTATGGCAAGCGGAGGGTGGCTGAGCGCAAACCCCCTGTAGGCCGCCGTTCCAAAGGATTAGGCGGAGACAAGAAGCCTAAACAAAAGCCCAAATCCGTCTCTCTCAAGAACCAAATCCGCTCCGTCGAGCGCATGCTCCGCAAG GAACTCCCGCCTGAAGTAAGGGAAGCTCAAGAGAAAAGGTTAGAGGAATTGAAGAAGCAACAAGAAATTCATACTCGTTTGGCTCTTGAACGCAAAATTTTCTTGCGTGATAGGAAGATTAAGTTTTTTG AGAGAAGAAAGATCGAAAGAAGAACACGGCGTCTGGAGAAACTGCAGCGTGCTTCATCTGGTCAGGCTGCTCAAGATGTTGATCTTGCTGACCAGCTTTCTAAATTGAAAGAAGATCTTGAATATGTTAGG TTTTTCCCCAAGACTGAGAAATACGTGGCTTTATTTACTGGAGGTGAAGATCCAGAAATTGTTGATCGGAGAAATAGATTGCGCAAGCAGATTAAAGCCAACTTAATTGCTGCTGCAGCCAGCGGCAAGGATTTGGAAg AGACAGGGAGTGAGGATGATGGACTTTTGGATCTGAGTGAAGATGATTTCTTTCTAACTGGAACCTCGAGTGATGAAGCTGATGCAGATGATGAATGGACAGATAAAAGCACAAG gGAACCAGCTTCTAGTGCTTCTGGCAAAGCAGCATCTGGAATGTCAAGTGATGAAAGAAATCAG ACTGCTGCCAGAGTTCTAATGCCTCCTCCGCGGCCTTCAAACAATTTGCATGCAAATTCAGTGCATGCTCAATCAAAGTTTGGAGCTTCATCTAGTAAAAATTCATGGAAACAGAGGGCTGAGATTTCTACATCTAGCAATACATCAAGTAGCAGAAGTAGATCTTCTTTTAGGGCGGGGGGGTCTTCAAGTACAAGGACAGGACACAGTAGTAATCTAAGTTCAAATTTAAGTTCAAATTCTGATGCTCATAAACCCCGAAGGAAGAGGAGGCCAAAGAGGAAAAGGCAACAG GCCTGA
- the LOC118061527 gene encoding auxin-responsive protein IAA14 — translation MATATVLGTERADLNYKETELCLGLPGAVGVKNEVETPNKATGKRGFAETVDLKLNLQAKEGVMDLNENINNIASKDKNHLPAATIKDPAKPPAKAQVVGWPPVRSYRKNVLAQKNASEEGFGTQVVGWPPVRSYRKNVLVQKNASEEGEKASTGGCSAAFVKVCMDGAPYLRKVDLKMYKSYQELSDALAKMFSSFTMGNYGAQGMIDFMNESKLMDLLNSSEYVPSYEDKDGDWMLVGDVPWEMFVDSCKRLRIMKGSEAVGLAPRAMEKCKSRT, via the exons ATGGCAACAGCTACCGTGTTAGGTACCGAGAGGGCAGATTTGAACTACAAAGAGACTGAGCTGTGTCTAGGATTGCCTGGTGCTGTTGGTGTCAAAAATGAAGTTGAGACACCTAATAAGGCTACCGGGAAAAGAGGGTTTGCTGAGACTGTTGATTTGAAGCTCAATCTTCAGGCTAAAGAAGGTGTCATGGATCTGAATGAGAATATCAACAATATTGCTTCAAAGGACAAGAACCACCTCCCTGCTGCTACCATCAAGGACCCTGCTAAGCCACCAGCCAA GGCACAAGTTGTAGGTTGGCCACCAGTTAGATCTTACAGGAAGAACGTTTTGGCTCAGAAGAACGCCAGTGAGGAAGGTTTCGGGACACAAGTTGTAGGCTGGCCACCAGTTAGATCTTACAGGAAGAACGTTTTGGTTCAGAAGAACGCCAGTGAGGAAGGTGAGAAGGCAAGCACTGGCGGATGCAGTGCAGCTTTTGTGAAGGTTTGCATGGATGGTGCACCCTATCTTCGCAAGGTGGACTTGAAGATGTACAAGAGCTACCAAGAATTGTCTGATGCCTTGGCCAAAATGTTCAGTTCCTTCACCATGG GTAATTATGGAGCCCAAGGAATGATAGACTTTATGAATGAAAGCAAGCTGATGGATCTACTTAACAGTTCCGAGTATGTGCCATCCTATGAAGACAAGGATGGCGATTGGATGCTTGTGGGTGATGTTCCATGGGA GATGTTTGTTGATTCATGCAAGCGCCTGCGCATAATGAAAGGATCTGAAGCTGTTGGACTTG CACCAAGAGCAATGGAGAAATGCAAGAGCAGAACCTGA
- the LOC140956021 gene encoding uncharacterized protein — translation MTSSDSTTLPLFSSPQKIQSNSQPVSQRLEGHNYLPWSVQFQVFLRSHDLNGMIDGSKEPPTRTLSDHSYNPAYAIWFKKDNCVLSWLLASISEKLVSTVFNLKTSKQVWDSLQARFSSTSRSRIALLKRQLQTLVQGNRPCSAFLEDAKLLVDQLAAAGKPVDEQDFITFLIGGLRPNFTPFITSYNFACRDKDLSLDDFQSELLSFETLLEASTPIQSYNFAFAAKASHFPKRKPALIPAKFQPHSTLPQSRGPSRIQPHNDRVSSYDRPQCQICDKTGHAALDCFQRFNFSFQGRRPPSELAAMAAEANNTFEQHTWYADSGANAHITANIADLTTLQPYDGMDTVQVGNGSGRVFISRHVVFDENTFPHLDKSHSPATPASNQSSGTTLPSNLVPLISHAQHFNFTPPVSISFATESPSSTEGLSLQHSTIAPSIPTPSSTDHVSLSDSSLCPAASLVMSSSISPILPSPTDPVSLPDPISSPALSSVLPRQMVTRSQTGSLKPKEFSGFKTFYSTRHPLRVFSSIVIESEPTCFTKAVSNPHWKAAMGREFDALLANNTWSLCPRPSHTHVVRNKWVYKLKRHPDGSIDRYKARLVAKGFEQIPGIDYFDTFSPLDVSNAFLHGILDEVVYMEQPKGYEDHIFPDHVCYLHKSIYGLKQAPRAWFKRLSQQLIDFGFSESKMDYSLFTYNSDSLRMFVLVYVDDIIITGSDNQAIHSFIDQLQTVFPIKDLGELSFFLGVEATRNQAGLHLRHTKYITDLLNSTYMLGARPLRCPSSSGSKLSSAAGEPLENPTEYRRVVGALQYCTITRPDISYLVNQLCQFMHSPCALHWIAVKRVLRYLKGTVEFGLLYTPGTITMHAYCDSDWAGKPDDRRSTTGYGVFLGSNLISWSSKKQSVVSRSSTEAEYRSMAHTTAELYWLRMLLQELQITLSAAPSLWCDNVSAIALASNPVFHSRTKHIEIDYHFVREKVVNHDVQIFLREGVRVLNSITISTKSGADSSMGERSEEDQKKMNEDNLL, via the exons ATGACTTCATCTGATTCTACAACTCTTCCCCTGTTCTCTTCACCCCAAAAGATTCAATCCAATTCACAACCAGTCAGCCAAAGACTTGAAGGACATAATTACCTGCCATGGAGTGTTCAGTTTCAAGTTTTTCTTCGTAGCCATGATCTCAATGGTATGATTGACGGTTCTAAAGAGCCACCAACCAGAACTCTTTCAGATCATTCTTATAATCCAGCCTACGCAATTTGGTTCAAAAAGGATAATTGTGTTCTCAGCTGGCTACTTGCTTCCATTTCTGAGAAGTTAGTTTCTACTGTCTTTAATCTAAAGACTTCCAAACAAGTTTGGGACTCTCTTCAGGCACGATTTTCATCTACCTCAAGATCCCGTATTGCTCTTCTTAAGAGGCAACTTCAGACTCTTGTTCAAGGCAACCGACCATGTTCTGCATTTCTTGAAGATGCTAAACTGTTGGTTGATCAACTTGCTGCTGCAGGCAAACCTGTAGATGAACAAGACTTCATTACATTTTTAATTGGAGGACTTCGTCCCAACTTTACACCCTTTATCACGTCCTATAATTTTGCTTGCCGAGATAAGGATCTATCTTTGGATGATTTTCAATCTGAACTCCTCAGTTTTGAAACATTACTTGAAGCCTCCACTCCCATCCAATCTTATAATTTTGCCTTTGCTGCAAAAGCATCTCATTTTCCAAAAAGGAAACCTGCACTTATTCCTGCCAAATTCCAGCCACATTCTACATTACCACAATCTCGAGGCCCTTCCAGAATTCAGCCTCATAATGATCGTGTTTCTTCATATGACAGACCACAATGTCAAATCTGTGACAAAACTGGTCATGCTGCATTGGATTGCTTTCAAcggtttaatttttcttttcagggCAGACGACCTCCTTCTGAATTGGCAGCCATGGCTGCTGAAGCCAATAATACTTTTGAGCAACACACTTGGTATGCTGACAGTGGGGCTAATGCTCACATTACTGCTAATATAGCCGATTTAACAACCCTGCAGCCTTATGATGGTATGGATACTGTTCAAGTTGGGAATGGTTCAG GCAGGGTGTTTATTTCCAGGCATGttgtttttgatgaaaacaCTTTCCCTCACTTGGATAAAAGTCATTCTCCTGCCACTCCTGCGAGCAACCAGTCTTCAGGTACTACTCTTCCTTCCAATTTAGTTCCTTTAATTTCTCATGCTCAGCATTTCAATTTTACTCCACCCGTTTCAATTTCTTTTGCAACCGAAAGTCCTTCTTCCACTGAAGGTCTATCCTTACAACATTCCACAATTGCACCTTCAATTCCTACTCCTTCTTCCACCGATCATGTGTCATTATCTGATTCTAGTTTATGTCCTGCTGCATCCCTTGTCATGTCTTCCTCAATATCTCCTATACTGCCTTCTCCCACAGATCCTGTATCCTTACCTGATCCTATTTCTTCTCCTGCATTGTCTTCTGTACTGCCTAGACAAATGGTTACTCGATCTCAAACGGGTAGTCTTAAACCTAAAGAGTTCTCtggttttaaaactttttattctaCCCGACATCCTCTAAGAGTTTTCTCCAGTATAGTCATTGAATCTGAACCTACTTGTTTCACAAAGGCAGTATCCAATCCACATTGGAAAGCAGCAATGGGACGTGAATTTGATGCGCTACTGGCAAATAACACATGGTCTCTCTGTCCTAGACCTTCACATACACATGTTGTCAGAAATAAATGGGTGTATAAGCTAAAGAGACATCCTGATGGCAGTATTGATCGCTACAAAGCGAGGCTTGTAGCCAAAGGGTTTGAACAAATTCCTGGTATTGATTACTTTGATACTTTTTCACCA TTGGATGTTTCCAATGCCTTTCTGCATGGTATTCTCGATGAAGTAGTATACATGGAACAACCGAAAGGTTATGAAGATCACATCTTTCCTGATCATGTATGCTATCTACACAAGTCTatttatggtctcaaacaagctccTCGAGCTTGGTTTAAACGCCTCTCACAGCAGCTGATTGACTTTGGTTTTTCAGAATCCAAGATGGATTATTCATTGTTTACATATAATTCTGACAGTTTACGTATGTTTGTGTtagtatatgttgatgatataatAATCACAGGATCTGACAATCAAGCAATTCATTCTTTTATTGATCAACTACAGACAGTGTTTCCAATTAAAGACTTGGGGGAATTAAGCTTCTTTCTTGGTGTTGAAGCCACTAGAAACCAAGCTGGTTTACATTTGCgacatacaaagtatataacTGATCTGCTCAACAGTACCTATATGCTTGGTGCAAGGCCTCTTCGTTGTCCATCATCTTCTGGCTCAAAACTCTCATCTGCTGCTGGTGAACCGTTAGAGAATCCCACTGAATATCGACGAGTTGTAGGGGCTCTTCAATACTGCACAATCACAAGACCAGATATTTCCTACTTAGTAAACCAGTTATGTCAGTTTATGCACTCTCCATGTGCACTTCACTGGATAGCTGTTAAGCGTGTCttacgctatcttaaaggtactgTCGAGTTTGGTCTTCTTTACACTCCAGGAACAATCACAATGCATGCCTACTGTGACTCTGATTGGGCAGGCAAACCTGATGACAGGCGGAGCACCACTGGTTATGGTGTGTTTCTTGGCTCTAACCTCATATCTTGGTCCAGCAAAAAGCAGAGTGTTGTCTCTCGATCTAGCACAGAGGCTGAATATAGAAGCATGGCTCATACAACAGCTGAATTGTACTGGCTTCGCATGCTTCTTCAAGAATTGCAAATCACGTTGTCTGCTGCTCCAAGCTTATGGTGTGACAATGTCAGTGCTATTGCATTAGCTTCTAATCCTGTCTTTCATTCGCGCACCAAACACATTGAAATTGACTACCATTTCGTCAGAGAAAAGGTGGTTAATCATGATGTTCAAATTTT TTTGAGGGAGGGTGTTAGAGTATTAAATAGCATAACAATCTCAACAAAATCAGGAGCAGATTCAAGCATGGGAGAAAGATCAGAGGAAGATCAGAAGAAGATGAATGAAGATAATCTGTTAtag
- the LOC118061526 gene encoding auxin-induced protein 22D — protein MEGGVAYENDLNLKATELRLGLPGTSCANEEQAVSGARNNKRPLPETREERGAKGNSDPRHDDQETAPAPKAQIVGWPPIRSYRKNILQPKKAEAEAAAGMYVKVSMDGAPYLRKIDLKVYKGYPELLEALENMFKLTIGEYSEREGYKGSEYAPTYEDKDGDWMLIGDVPWVMFLSSCKKLRIIKGSEATG, from the exons ATGGAAGGTGGTGTTGCATATGAGAATGATCTCAACCTCAAGGCAACTGAGCTTAGGCTGGGGTTGCCGGGGACGAGCTGTGCTAATGAAGAACAAGCAGTTTCTGGTGCTAGAAACAACAAACGACCATTGCCAGAGACCAGAGAGGAGCGTGGAGCAAAAGGCAATTCTGATCCTCGACATGATGACCAAGAAACTGCCCCTGCTCCCAA GGCACAGATAGTGGGCTGGCCACCAATCAGATCCTACCGGAAAAACATCCTGCAGCCAAAGAAAGCTGAGGCCGAGGCTGCAGCTGGGATGTACGTTAAAGTAAGCATGGATGGAGCACCATACCTTAGAAAGATTGATCTCAAGGTTTACAAGGGATACCCTGAGCTCCTAGAGGCTTTAGAGAACATGTTCAAGCTCACCATAG GTGAGTACTCTGAAAGGGAAGGCTACAAAGGATCAGAATATGCACCTACTTATGAGGACAAAGATGGTGACTGGATGCTGATCGGAGATGTTCCATGGGT TATGTTCCTGTCATCCTGTAAGAAATTGAGAATCATTAAAGGATCAGAAGCAACAGGTTAG